The window TAAGCAAATATTCCATACAGTAGCAAGACATTTTTAGATGACCAAGAGCACATGAGCCTTTAAAATGCAGCTCACCAATGGCTGATCCCAAAAAACACACTCCCAAGAAACTCCTAATGGTTTTTCATCTTAAGaagctttatttttcttaaaaataatgatgatcTTTCTTGCAACTGCAAAttcttaatgttttataataacaaaaacaaacaaaacaaaaaaatgagatCTTTggtaaaaacatttctgggcACAAATCACAAACATAAGGAAACCCAAAGATCTGCAATCAAAGTActtaattaatgaaaaaaacaaacgcCCAAACAGGCACTGTCGGTCAATCATGATCTCCACAAACACTACACTTCGTGTTACCGCACTAAGTTAGGGCAACTGGAAGGTGGCTATCAAGACCCATCATGTTCTGTACACGATACACAAAGGTTAACTgacagattattttattttattaaaataataatacacattCTTTAAAGTGCGCACTAGATGTGATCGATGCACAAGGCTTCAAATGTACAATAGATTatagataataaaaaaatcataattagTTGTATTAGGATTAAGTATAATTACGCTTATTTTCAATCTAGGCCTAAGTTTTGCTTCTTTTGTAAACATGGTGATCATCTTCTCAATAACATTTTCTTCAGGGTAGATCAGTGGACCACAGGTCAGGGAAATTCAAAAAGCTGAACccaaaagcaaataaatacatatactATAGGCCATATTCTCATTTCAAATCTATGTGTATAGTTTGTGGTAACTATAGTTTGACATCAGAGTATTTAGCATTGTCGGCGAGCTAAAGAATTACAAATCAAAACAGTAACATTCATATCAATACAATTACATCAGTTGAGGGGTATCAAGAAATATGTGCAACAAATAATTTatgatgttttaaaatcataaatacCACATATTTTGGATGCTTGCAAGTTTAAGCAAGGACAATAAATGTTGAAGTGTGTGAGCAAATCCCCACAACTACCAAGTTTACTATTACAAGTCAACCCCTCAGTGCAACGGCCAATGTTCTGAGGGCTACCTATTGCCTGAGGCCAGCAGATATCCAGATAACGGATGTGTGGGCCAAGAGTTCCTCCTCAGTGTGCTTGTCATTGTTTACAGTCCGATAAGCAATCTAGGATTTCATCAGCTACTGCTGACACCAATTTAGCTCATCTTTATAACaaatatctgcatatgaatgcagatgACCGTTTTTAAAAGCTAATAAGAAGCCACCAACCAATGAGGCTCAAATGTGACTTGTCAATACTACTCAGATGCATTCATGTGAAGATATCTCTTTATAGAGATCAAATAACTGCCATGCAATAACTGCTGAGTCACACCTATTTAAAGATGTGGCACAATGAGCCTTATTGGGTTTAGCTGTTTGAGTTTCTCTTGATCAAACTTCACTAAACTGAAGAAGGTGTATGAATGGTCACGAAGATCAGGAAAGTCAAAATATCAACTGTGCACTACAACACATCAGCCCTTTATAAATCAAATACACTTTTAATCAAGGCAGAAACTATGATGATTATCATCTGACCAGTaatcctttctctctctcagcggTGGATTCTCTGACATGTAATGAGATACTCAGGAAAAGCCTGTGTGTCATTGAAGATGACAAACATTGTCGGcttagtgatgtcatcagtcacGCTGTCATATCTGAGGGGAATGTCACCAGTCTCCTTCAGCGGGGCTGTCTTCATCGAATGGCAGCCTTTCGTGTAGTCTCCCGTTAGAACCTTCGACACAAAAATGTACTTGTATCCGTCTGTGTTTGGGGGTGAATACTGATCCTGGACAGACAGCGCAGAGTTCACCGCAAAATACACCCCCTGACCATAGACGGTGGCTGTGTGGAGAAAACAAGATGTCAGAAATTTATACCCAAGATGAGACAAATTGAGTCAGGTGAGAGAACGCAAGTATCAAAAACATACCATTCTTTCCACAGAAGCTTCTGTTGAATCCATGAACGCAGATCTCCTTCACACTCGACTCGCTTGTGCCATGGTAGAGAGTCTGTTCGATTACCGGATACGTGGCGCGCTGCAGTACGCTCGCCTTCTTCAACTTGTACTGATTGTACAGCAGTCGATTCATCAGCTTCTCCACCTGGAGAAAACACTGTGTTAATACGGACACGCCAAATAATTTGTTCGAAATATATATAGCTCATTTTTTCACCTGTATGATTCTGATTTTGCTGTGGTACTCCTGTATGGTTTCATAGAAGCTCTTCACCACATTCTGAAATTCATCAGATTCCTCGTCCACTTTGGATGCTTCAGgcaagtttgacagcagagagaattCCTCTTCTGTAAACAAAGGATTCAGTTTTCAGTCAGTAACAGACGATCAGATGGGTCATTGATAAAACtgttcacaaaaacaactgttatCAAAATGAGTAAAATGGAGTACAATTATAGGAATTATACTCTCGGTCTGTAAATATGATAAATTTCTTCATCAGAGGGTGTACGCATTGGCTCTGTACATAAAACCATGAACCTCCACTCCTCTACAACAGGCTACTGAATACATCTGTGCATCTGTGAAATGTTCCCATCGAGCGGgtgtgaatggatgaatgtgacaagtcttgtaaagcgctttgagctgtcagtagactggaaaagcaccATAGTCCTTTTACCatttatggttaagcagttagtgtttctgcaaaccacagatacttCCAAACATTACTTTTTCCAAacgcctaaacctaactagagcATAAGAACAGTGTGGTGGCAAGAGAAGAATTTAAAATTTTTTCCTAAATTTGTAAtataaagaaacgtaaagtttcaGCTAACGTGTGATTTTGCAGGAATTCGCCAGCATGTATTCTTATGACTGGGTCGGATGTCCACAGTTGTCAATGTATGCATTCAGAGTGTAATCCAGGCCTAACAAATATAGCTAGCTAATGGAAATTGGAAGCTTTAAGtttagtttgacatttaattCGAGAGTAAACATTAAACTCAAGACAATGAAGTCCAAGAGCTTTTCCATTTTGGTTTCTAACAGAGACAAAAGACATGCATTTGAGAACAAAGTTAATGTTATCAAGATAGAAGCTTTGTGTCTGCATTAGCTAGCCAACTTCTTCAACATTTGGATGTTACCTAAAATGGTGCATTCAATTATAATCCCGACTTGTCTGACAATCTTTCACTAGATTTAGTTGATTTTGGGCTTTATAAGCAGATCAttctacagaaaacacaaggcACAAGAACACTATAAAGTCCACTTTACCTGGTACACCCTCGACCAAATCCTCTAAATTAACCAACTTCCTGGCGATTTTCACAGATTTCCCTGAAGCTATGTTGTGTTCTTGCATCTTCTCAAAGTTTATGGTGTGGGGCTGATTGTCTAACAAGATATCCATCTTCTTCAGCTTCAACCTCCAAACATTCTCGATGAAAACTGTAGCATCAGGTGAATACGGGGTCGTATCTGAAGTGACCGGGTCATGAAACACCCACTGGACAGCTCTCAGGATCTCCTTGTCAGATACACCATTGGACAATTTCTCCAGCAGGAGCTTTACATCACACAGTGCTTCGGTCACAAAGTCCTTGAAGCCAGAAACTGTGATTATGGTGCCCTGAACTTGAATCTCGACTGCGTGCTTCCTCTTGATCAACTCCAGACAATTCCTGTGGTACTCGGACAAGTTCTTCACAGTCCTGTGCTCCAGTTTCTCTTCCACCTGCCTCTGGCTGACCTTCTTCCCGAAGGCTATGTCCACCCGAATCAGGTCACAACTATaacctgcaaacacaaacagctgtagGGTGTTGGCTGCCTTGATGGTGTCCTGTAAAGACATACTGATGCCCTTTTTCAGCTGTTCCGTTTTGGTGCCCTTGTCAGTACTACCAGAAGATTCTTCACATTGCATCATTTTCTTGGACAGCTCCAAGGCTTTTTGCAACtgttcctcctcatcctcgAGGGACCAAGGGCCTGACTCCATAGAGTACTGGATGGCTAGAGAAAGTTGGGCGTCTTCTTCAAGGTCTATACAGGAAGGATGCTTTTTGCGGGAAGGTTGTTTGGGACCGGGAGGCAGGAACAGAAATCCATCCTTCAACACCATTAACCCACTCGTAGTTTCCACGAAATTTAAGGGCTCTGAAGCATCGTCAGTTAATCCATCAGAGCCCTGGTCTGTCTGGCTGGCCGGTTCATCTGCTGTGTACAGGTCCAGGTTATCCATGTCATCAAGTTGGTCTGGAGCAGACACACCCTCCTCATCAACGGCTGAGATGattttcttcgcctcctctaAAAGGCCTACAAAGAGACAAGACAGATTGTTTGAAACTGCAGAGAAATATAACCCCAATCCTGAAAcagttgggacactgtgtaaaacagAGTTTAATTACTTTCAAATTAACTGTGTTCACCAACAATGGTTTTATTAATTGTTCCTGAGCCgatgtagtaatatcctttatacaatcaggTGAACCTCGTCCCATacttgcttgtgaacgactgagccttttcGAGGttgcccctttcatacccaatcatgatactatccCGTTAACAATGAAGCAGTttgcctgtggaatgttccaaacaggtgtaTTATGAGCATCCCTAAACTTTCCCAATTCCTGTCCCATCTTCAAAAAACGAAGAGCAAAATCTTCACATTCcggtttattcatgttttacacagcttCTTAACTTTTTTGTGATCAGAGATATaagagaaatgttttcagttaTAACTGAAATTATTTATTACCTCCGCCCGAAGCTCCATTCTGATCAGTTTGCATTGAATCTGAATTTAACTCCTGTGCAGAATCATCCAAAGACACTCTCTGGAAGTTTTTGTTTGACATCATCATCCATGCAGCttcaaaaatgtcctgaaatAATAAACAGAATGTTTCTgtgaagacaaaatgtttctgcagCAGGGTAGCCTGATTTACTTCACATTTCCATGTTATTTAGTAGGTTCTGACATGATGGTACAATAATGTAATGTTAGTGAACTGTCTATTACCTTCCCTATTTCTGACCAATTTGTATAACAATTCATCGTTTGGTGCAAATGTGTTCAAATAGaggttgctttgtttttttggtttttaagcAAGGAAGTGTCTCTACTTCCATGACTTACTGAATATGCTGTAAGTGATGATATTTCATTAATACTGCAGAATGCTGTTTATTCATAAGGTATCCTCAGTTAGGTTGTGTTTCAACATAGTGTGACAACGCATTTTTATCAGTTAGGGCGCCTGAAGTGCAATAACTCACAGCAAGCAAAGGACCCGGAAAGGGATTAGGCtttgtaaacacacactgccaTTAAAGGAAAATGCTGACATTTTAAGAAATGCTTATCtgttttcttgcagagagttagatgagatcAGTACCACTCAAATCTGTCCAAAAAATATGGAGCAAATGGCCAAATAGCATAGCTTAGCAGAAAAACTTACACTTACAGTCAATACAGCTAGCCTTACTCTGTcctaaaggaaaacaaaatccACCCTCAGCCACCTCTCAAGTTCACTAAATAACATGCTACATCTTCTTTGTTCAACAAGCACCAAACAAGTTGTAGTTTTAAGGAGAGTTATGTGCTGGAACTATGTCTTCTCGGCCCGGCGCAGTGACTCTGTCAGAAAGACAGCAAATAAGAATATCTCCTGCAATGTAAAACTACTCCAAGGAAAAAAATGCAGCGATTGGCACATTACTCAAGCTTGCTAATTGGCTCAGgacaaagtgacattttcattgTGTGGTGTTCATCGAGTTTCAACATTTAGTCAACTATTTATACTATAACTGATTCATTACAGGACTTCATtttgacagaaataaaacagaactaAGTCAACTAAGTTGATTCTCATACAAGCATGAATTGAAACCAGTGACAGGAGGGTCAGACATTGCATTCAGCAATCTTTAAAATGGGCATGCTTTGGAAAATGGCAAGCAATAATGTAGTTAAAAGAAGTTAAATGtagtaagaaaaaaagatgtatgtttttttaatagaaCACAATATGTCACAAATTATTAATCTGTCTCTATAACTGTTTTGACGTTTGTGAGTATAAgtattattttatatgttttgaGCTCGGGATGACAACAAAGCAGCAGTAAGAAAACGAAGCACAGTGACGTTAAAACATCTAGCAGGCAGGACTTGCTGGGAAACACAGTAAACACCAGTGTTTCACTTCTTTGTTGTGTATGCTGGTAAACTCAGCCTCAGGCTATGCTGGATAAGGCTTCAAGTTAGACAGCTCATCAAGATGAATGACAACCAATATAAATGGCCTGCTTGGAGGAAGCGTAGAGGGATGAAGTTGCATAtctagctccaaaaacacagaagGATACAAAGAATACAAAGAAAGCTCTTGCTTTGTTCCATCATTACCTGGTGTGGCAGCGGCTCCCAGGGCACATGCTTTGGGTTAATATAGACCGTAAACTTTGTCTCCATCTCTTTTAGGATGCTCTTGCACTCCTTATCATGTAAAAACCGGGTCACTCCTGGAGCGTTCACTGTGATGGTTCTGGTGCAGATAGAGGCGATGACACCTTGCAACACCTCCTCAGCCATTTGACAAGCAACCACCTGGCCATGGATCTAGCAggtacattaaaaacaagatatCAAATGATAAAACAATCTGATGGGCCTACAAACTTTGAGGACAATGTTAAAATGGCACCAGAAATTACTTAAACAGAAGCTTGAAAAATGTCCTGCAGTCAATAATCTCTGCTTCTACATGTGATACTGATGCAATACATACCTTTAACCCGCAAAAATGCTCTTCTTCTACCGGAAAG is drawn from Pagrus major chromosome 3, Pma_NU_1.0 and contains these coding sequences:
- the parp10 gene encoding protein mono-ADP-ribosyltransferase PARP10 — protein: MSVESVEDRTVEVLALPPGVDEELLFLYFENRRRSGGGALVSVEKKGDTAILVFEEAVAAAQVLSKGHHVLHNVELSVRKPASKDPRRLLLKGIDPTTITDMIELYVENMLNLNVNDYTLHPSPGRDLILIHLSQPLSEDFQNLSAKISKRKLSGAKVTLEQIEQTDSILVKNLNPGTTPDTLTLYFETKVGGNPKAKEVTMLSEGTAKVSFVNYDSIGSVLEHPHKLEGADLVVMPYFDFLQPIQSLTPQDSAVGSQDMAESNSEDLIDMETNPATVDSANSQSSAQTALETLAAPEPIEDVAEEVMEDQPEEEDKLSTHIAITKPEKLALFQLGTFQQDMTEKAHPNVTIQIKDNGVYIEGTDRQTFEQIEHSISDYFDKMAEAHFTLEKENAQFLAKKDVKERLLQTINQTGSPTMYTVSDCDIVVTSLSRNSANQACSFLKSQVAHFSMPVDPQYEGIFCCREWSQFLKALGFSSAKVSERGGNIDVLTLKGMESEKRTAILEFLTTPIERETVLSMQPGMLKYIQIHCHQLLADMDQVSIFPVEEEHFCGLKIHGQVVACQMAEEVLQGVIASICTRTITVNAPGVTRFLHDKECKSILKEMETKFTVYINPKHVPWEPLPHQDIFEAAWMMMSNKNFQRVSLDDSAQELNSDSMQTDQNGASGGGLLEEAKKIISAVDEEGVSAPDQLDDMDNLDLYTADEPASQTDQGSDGLTDDASEPLNFVETTSGLMVLKDGFLFLPPGPKQPSRKKHPSCIDLEEDAQLSLAIQYSMESGPWSLEDEEEQLQKALELSKKMMQCEESSGSTDKGTKTEQLKKGISMSLQDTIKAANTLQLFVFAGYSCDLIRVDIAFGKKVSQRQVEEKLEHRTVKNLSEYHRNCLELIKRKHAVEIQVQGTIITVSGFKDFVTEALCDVKLLLEKLSNGVSDKEILRAVQWVFHDPVTSDTTPYSPDATVFIENVWRLKLKKMDILLDNQPHTINFEKMQEHNIASGKSVKIARKLVNLEDLVEGVPEEEFSLLSNLPEASKVDEESDEFQNVVKSFYETIQEYHSKIRIIQVEKLMNRLLYNQYKLKKASVLQRATYPVIEQTLYHGTSESSVKEICVHGFNRSFCGKNATVYGQGVYFAVNSALSVQDQYSPPNTDGYKYIFVSKVLTGDYTKGCHSMKTAPLKETGDIPLRYDSVTDDITKPTMFVIFNDTQAFPEYLITCQRIHR